A stretch of Clostridia bacterium DNA encodes these proteins:
- a CDS encoding corrinoid protein, with translation MSKELMEKLSYAIAEGYEEDAIKYVHAAFDEGMAPMDILNQGGTAGMDIINKRYDDGDAYLPELVIAGDAMKKVVDLIFERIKSDGGVSQKRGTVVMAQAEGDVHDIGKNVVSALLGVNGFEVYDLGIDVPFKEIIKKAEEVDADIIAQSTLLTTSLPFLEDVVAYLRDTGKRDKYFYVVGGGPVTTDFAKKIGADGWGRNAFDAVELFKKLMTIEGSPLEETIILDSEHQG, from the coding sequence GTGTCTAAAGAGTTGATGGAAAAGCTGAGCTATGCGATTGCCGAGGGGTATGAAGAGGATGCTATAAAATACGTTCATGCAGCGTTTGATGAAGGTATGGCACCTATGGATATACTGAACCAAGGTGGTACCGCTGGTATGGATATTATTAATAAGCGCTATGACGATGGTGATGCTTACTTGCCTGAATTGGTAATCGCAGGTGATGCGATGAAAAAGGTAGTTGATTTAATATTTGAAAGAATTAAATCAGACGGTGGTGTTTCTCAAAAAAGAGGTACTGTTGTGATGGCACAGGCTGAAGGCGATGTACATGATATCGGTAAAAATGTAGTATCGGCTCTACTGGGTGTAAATGGCTTCGAAGTATATGACTTGGGAATAGATGTTCCCTTTAAAGAGATTATTAAGAAGGCTGAAGAAGTAGACGCTGATATTATTGCACAATCAACTCTACTCACAACATCATTGCCATTCTTAGAAGACGTAGTAGCTTATCTTAGAGATACTGGAAAAAGAGATAAGTATTTTTATGTAGTTGGTGGTGGACCGGTTACTACGGATTTCGCTAAAAAAATCGGAGCTGATGGCTGGGGCAGGAATGCCTTTGATGCAGTGGAGCTCTTCAAGAAACTTATGACAATTGAGGGATCACCATTGGAAGAAACCATTATTCTAGATTCTGAGCACCAAGGTTAG
- a CDS encoding monomethylamine:corrinoid methyltransferase, which yields MSMSRKVQNIMDSLDKAYTGPVTTLKEWDIRTIPTAIRNKLKEHGLEKTYDPENPINCSDELADRFWVAGKELALELGLFCEDTERIIKITEEEYQDTVKNYQRENLMGTGKDQVVMRPRRPEDPTEPLMCASLGLVCSEELYLPLVEGIIRYPKLVDVLHGPTLSTVYGRKVRSGSPYETLMGHYESQLKKEALWRAGREGMSLTGVAGACTEYGHLGGAPALPGYGNNTMSLCPVELKCTFSNFHRIIQGLNYGHKLRVGGFSYIGGYAGPVEGAVLANIATEILLFTIMQADYVSSYVYDLKLFGNCGRKALWGNSVGTQAVSRNTKFMRNKIVNETAGPNTDMFLYESAVGNMNHCVSGASKTTQPRSAGGRYTDYITPQECWWVGEVFKSCAGMTREKANEVAKKVLPLYEEQLSQPPKGQSIYECYDLEKQEPSPEYKARVDRIREELIGYGMPLGKVFE from the coding sequence ATGAGTATGAGTAGAAAAGTACAAAATATAATGGATAGTTTGGACAAGGCATATACTGGTCCAGTTACAACTTTGAAAGAATGGGATATCAGAACGATTCCAACTGCAATTCGGAATAAGTTGAAAGAACATGGATTGGAAAAAACGTATGACCCTGAAAATCCGATCAACTGTAGCGATGAATTAGCAGACCGTTTTTGGGTTGCTGGTAAAGAATTGGCATTAGAACTTGGTCTTTTTTGTGAAGATACAGAACGAATCATTAAAATTACAGAAGAAGAATATCAAGATACTGTAAAGAATTATCAGAGAGAAAACTTGATGGGTACTGGAAAAGATCAAGTAGTGATGCGTCCTAGACGTCCCGAAGATCCCACTGAGCCACTTATGTGTGCATCTCTAGGTTTGGTATGTTCTGAGGAACTATATCTACCGTTGGTGGAAGGAATCATCAGATACCCTAAATTGGTCGATGTACTCCATGGACCTACTCTATCAACTGTTTATGGAAGAAAAGTTCGTTCCGGTTCCCCTTATGAAACCTTGATGGGCCATTATGAATCACAACTAAAAAAAGAAGCACTTTGGAGAGCTGGCAGAGAAGGCATGTCATTAACCGGTGTAGCAGGTGCTTGTACAGAGTATGGTCATTTAGGTGGTGCGCCTGCACTACCAGGATATGGCAATAATACAATGTCTTTATGCCCGGTTGAGTTAAAATGTACATTCAGTAACTTCCACCGAATTATTCAAGGATTAAACTATGGACATAAATTACGAGTTGGTGGATTCTCATATATCGGTGGATATGCTGGCCCAGTTGAAGGTGCTGTTTTAGCAAATATTGCAACTGAAATTCTGCTATTTACCATCATGCAAGCTGATTATGTAAGTTCTTACGTATATGACTTGAAATTATTTGGTAACTGTGGACGTAAAGCTTTATGGGGTAATTCTGTTGGCACACAAGCTGTTAGCCGAAACACCAAGTTCATGCGGAATAAAATTGTAAATGAGACTGCTGGTCCGAATACGGATATGTTCTTGTATGAATCTGCAGTAGGCAATATGAACCATTGCGTATCGGGCGCGTCTAAGACTACTCAACCTAGATCTGCAGGTGGACGATACACTGACTACATTACTCCACAAGAGTGCTGGTGGGTTGGTGAGGTATTTAAATCATGTGCCGGCATGACAAGAGAAAAAGCCAATGAAGTAGCTAAGAAAGTATTACCGCTGTACGAAGAACAATTAAGTCAACCTCCAAAAGGACAAAGTATCTATGAGTGCTATGATTTAGAAAAGCAAGAGCCTTCACCAGAATATAAGGCAAGAGTGGATCGAATCAGAGAAGAGCTTATTGGATACGGAATGCCTCTTGGCAAAGTATTTGAATAG
- a CDS encoding PucR family transcriptional regulator ligand-binding domain-containing protein codes for MTDMTIKDLLECKFFQGTQLVAGEGGIENPILSVTVLDSPDGVGYLKGGELILSTGYCLKSGEKMQMNIVQKLAEHGASGLAMTLRYFDNQLPRAIKDTANRVGLPIIILKNGFSYVEISDFISSYKTRRLQKGFKEINNALYVDGLAGIAEMLNKYTGLQVVLLFGENKYVAPSDFEIPSYLLDQRLWFINDKREIKCQDVEAYTRECGGEKKEWLGAKIHTQDKDGGHIILLKGEKEFSLEEERLLDYAASVCALEANFIKSLIAIQRKHKRKFLEGLFKGDYSFEEAINQAKKLNYCIPREGVVLVYRLDVELETIDEEALEYQGKIIFGNDVVQGLMDAKYYAVLSEYNQETIEKAESLRNKVSEDYGDSTVFVGIGRPGDYSNIAKSYSEAKGAIRIGACCDLDSSVYDFNNLGFYRLLLSTDLDAEMYRFYEDYLQPLMLNDAEHNSNLVETLKCLIHSNYKHRVAAAEMYVHPNTIRYRIKIIEKLCHINLDLPNNRLLMEIAVKILPLIDIEKLKKECFSNKI; via the coding sequence ATGACAGACATGACAATCAAAGATTTGCTAGAATGCAAGTTTTTTCAAGGTACCCAATTAGTGGCGGGTGAAGGTGGTATTGAAAATCCTATTCTATCCGTTACTGTGCTAGATTCTCCGGATGGCGTAGGTTACTTAAAAGGTGGAGAACTGATTCTAAGTACTGGATACTGTCTAAAAAGTGGTGAAAAAATGCAGATGAATATTGTGCAAAAATTGGCAGAGCATGGTGCCTCCGGCTTGGCCATGACCTTGCGATATTTTGACAATCAATTGCCAAGAGCGATTAAAGACACCGCCAATAGAGTTGGACTACCCATCATAATTTTGAAAAACGGTTTTTCATATGTTGAAATCAGCGATTTTATTAGTTCATATAAAACCAGAAGACTTCAAAAGGGGTTTAAGGAAATCAATAATGCCTTGTATGTTGATGGACTCGCAGGCATAGCAGAAATGCTAAATAAGTACACAGGACTTCAGGTAGTCTTGCTTTTCGGTGAGAATAAATATGTAGCCCCCTCCGATTTTGAAATTCCAAGCTATTTACTAGATCAGCGCCTGTGGTTTATAAATGACAAAAGAGAAATAAAGTGCCAAGATGTAGAAGCCTATACCCGTGAATGTGGAGGTGAAAAGAAAGAATGGCTAGGGGCGAAAATTCATACACAGGATAAAGATGGAGGGCATATTATCCTTTTGAAAGGAGAAAAAGAATTTTCTCTTGAAGAAGAAAGATTGTTAGATTATGCAGCATCTGTTTGTGCGTTAGAAGCAAATTTCATCAAATCGTTGATTGCAATTCAAAGGAAGCATAAACGTAAATTTTTAGAAGGCCTTTTCAAAGGGGATTACAGTTTTGAAGAAGCAATAAACCAGGCTAAAAAACTGAATTATTGTATACCAAGAGAAGGAGTAGTGTTAGTTTACCGTTTGGATGTTGAACTAGAAACAATTGATGAAGAAGCTTTGGAATACCAAGGGAAGATTATTTTTGGAAATGATGTGGTTCAAGGCTTGATGGATGCCAAGTATTATGCGGTGCTTTCTGAGTACAATCAGGAAACCATAGAAAAGGCTGAAAGTTTACGAAATAAGGTATCCGAAGATTATGGGGATTCAACAGTATTTGTGGGTATCGGTAGACCGGGCGACTATAGCAATATTGCAAAAAGTTATAGCGAAGCCAAAGGTGCAATCCGGATTGGAGCATGCTGTGATTTAGATAGTAGTGTGTATGATTTTAATAATTTGGGATTTTACCGCTTGCTTTTATCTACTGATTTGGATGCAGAAATGTATCGATTCTATGAGGATTATCTACAACCGCTAATGCTGAACGATGCGGAGCACAATTCAAATTTGGTCGAAACATTGAAATGCTTGATTCATTCAAATTATAAACATCGAGTAGCTGCAGCAGAGATGTATGTACACCCCAATACGATCCGATATAGGATTAAAATAATTGAGAAACTATGCCACATTAATTTGGATCTACCCAATAACCGTCTATTGATGGAAATTGCAGTTAAAATTTTACCGCTAATCGATATTGAAAAGCTGAAGAAGGAGTGCTTTTCAAACAAAATATAA